In Halobacillus amylolyticus, the following proteins share a genomic window:
- the ftsW gene encoding putative lipid II flippase FtsW, with amino-acid sequence MLQRLKTYDFTLLFAPIALVSFGTVMVYSASMVYGPVVLNVPSNYYLIKQLQWMVLGIIVLFLISMFPYRHLKRLSKLSVLLMVISLVGLFFFGIKVNNAQSWYDLGPMNFQPAEFVKIGIIIYLASVYANKRKYIGDFAKAVLPPLVIISLILGLIIMQPDIGSAAIIGLLASVMIMSSGIKGKHIVLLVVVTGGILLMAGSQLVTDERLNRFSGAYQPFESPQSDGYHLIQSYVAIATGGLTGEGLGQGVQKLGYLPEPHTDFIMAVIAEELGFIGVVITVGLLATIVLRGLYISWRCKDAFGSLLALGISSLFAIQAFINLGAMSGLLPITGVTLPLVSYGGSSLLIMMASLGILNNIARTVKVKEEVRQETYEPLREQPVHRTKQQGVRRWQS; translated from the coding sequence ATGCTACAACGTTTAAAAACCTATGACTTCACACTGCTGTTTGCACCTATTGCACTTGTCTCTTTCGGTACAGTCATGGTTTATAGTGCAAGTATGGTTTACGGTCCAGTCGTCCTTAATGTGCCAAGCAATTATTATTTAATTAAGCAGTTGCAGTGGATGGTGCTGGGAATCATCGTTTTGTTCCTGATATCGATGTTTCCGTATCGGCACTTGAAGCGGCTCTCTAAGCTGTCCGTGTTACTGATGGTCATTTCATTAGTTGGACTATTTTTCTTTGGAATTAAGGTGAATAACGCTCAATCCTGGTATGATTTAGGCCCGATGAATTTTCAACCAGCTGAATTTGTTAAAATCGGAATTATTATTTATTTAGCCTCTGTATATGCAAACAAACGAAAGTATATAGGAGATTTTGCCAAGGCGGTGCTCCCACCTTTGGTGATCATTTCGCTTATATTAGGTTTGATCATTATGCAGCCGGATATTGGCTCAGCTGCCATTATTGGTTTACTTGCAAGTGTCATGATTATGAGCTCGGGGATAAAGGGGAAGCACATAGTACTTCTGGTCGTCGTTACGGGCGGAATCCTATTGATGGCGGGTTCACAACTTGTTACTGATGAAAGGCTCAACAGGTTTTCAGGTGCTTATCAACCGTTTGAGTCCCCACAAAGTGATGGCTATCATTTAATTCAATCTTACGTGGCTATTGCTACAGGTGGGTTAACGGGGGAAGGGTTAGGACAAGGTGTTCAGAAATTAGGTTATTTACCTGAACCCCATACAGATTTTATTATGGCAGTTATTGCAGAGGAGCTAGGTTTTATAGGTGTAGTTATTACAGTAGGGTTGTTAGCGACCATTGTTTTAAGAGGATTGTACATATCCTGGCGCTGTAAAGATGCATTTGGTTCCTTGCTGGCATTAGGAATATCATCATTATTTGCTATTCAGGCCTTCATTAATTTAGGAGCCATGAGTGGATTATTACCCATTACCGGGGTCACTCTGCCACTCGTTAGTTATGGAGGCTCATCATTATTAATCATGATGGCATCCTTGGGCATCCTTAACAATATTGCAAGAACCGTAAAGGTAAAAGAAGAAGTAAGGCAAGAAACTTATGAACCATTAAGAGAACAACCAGTCCACCGTACAAAACAACAAGGAGTGAGAAGATGGCAAAGTTAA
- a CDS encoding DUF1507 family protein, which yields MLSDVAVDHREKAYALLKADADKILRLIKVQMDNLTMPQCPLYEEVLDTQMFGLSREIHFAVRLHLISEEEGKAILDNLEKQLNVLHEAAQNS from the coding sequence ATGTTGTCTGATGTGGCTGTGGATCATCGTGAAAAGGCCTATGCCCTTCTAAAAGCTGATGCTGATAAAATTTTACGTTTAATAAAAGTACAAATGGACAACTTGACTATGCCTCAGTGTCCTTTATATGAGGAAGTTCTAGATACACAAATGTTTGGGTTGTCACGCGAGATACATTTTGCTGTGCGCTTGCACTTAATCAGTGAAGAGGAAGGCAAAGCAATACTAGATAACTTAGAAAAACAACTTAATGTCTTACATGAAGCCGCTCAAAATTCGTGA
- the glsA gene encoding glutaminase A, with product MRKKLTKEILEEWLENVRPFAYDGQVADYIPALSKQDPEDLAVSIYYLDGECIHAGKVENCFTLQSISKVIALALALIDNGEDYVFGRVGMEPTGDPFHSIYRLEQHRPSKPLNPMINAGALAVSNMIRGVTPDEKVGRLLSFIHEMTDDHSISFSREVASSEFETAFLNRSLLYYLKQHKVVTGSVEETLDAYTKQCSIELNVRHLSKIGALFANEGKDLHSGRQIIPKHFARICKTFMVTCGMYDASGAFAIKVGIPAKSGVSGGVLGSVNGFGGIAVYGPALDTKGNSVVGLKLIEMLSNRYDLSIF from the coding sequence ATGAGAAAAAAATTAACGAAAGAAATCCTTGAAGAATGGCTTGAGAACGTTAGACCCTTTGCTTATGATGGTCAAGTTGCTGATTACATCCCAGCTTTGTCTAAGCAGGACCCTGAAGATTTGGCTGTCTCGATATACTATCTAGACGGAGAGTGTATCCATGCCGGAAAGGTGGAGAACTGCTTTACACTACAGAGTATTTCAAAGGTTATTGCCCTTGCATTAGCACTGATTGATAATGGAGAGGATTATGTTTTCGGCCGTGTAGGAATGGAGCCGACAGGTGACCCATTTCATTCGATCTACCGTTTGGAGCAGCACCGTCCGTCCAAACCTTTAAACCCGATGATTAATGCTGGTGCTCTTGCCGTGTCGAATATGATTCGTGGAGTTACACCTGACGAGAAGGTGGGCAGGTTATTGAGTTTCATCCATGAGATGACGGACGATCATTCGATCAGTTTTAGTCGAGAGGTAGCCTCTTCAGAGTTTGAAACAGCTTTTTTAAACCGTTCTTTGCTTTATTATTTGAAGCAACACAAAGTTGTAACAGGAAGTGTTGAAGAAACGTTAGATGCCTATACAAAACAGTGTTCGATCGAATTAAATGTAAGGCATCTCTCAAAAATTGGTGCACTGTTTGCTAATGAGGGGAAGGACTTACATTCGGGCAGGCAAATTATACCTAAGCATTTTGCGAGAATTTGTAAGACATTTATGGTTACATGTGGAATGTATGATGCCTCAGGTGCTTTCGCAATTAAAGTTGGAATTCCAGCGAAAAGCGGTGTCTCAGGCGGAGTCTTGGGTTCGGTGAATGGGTTTGGCGGGATTGCAGTTTATGGTCCCGCACTTGACACTAAAGGAAATAGTGTGGTCGGATTGAAGTTAATTGAGATGCTGTCGAACCGTTACGATCTTTCGATTTTTTAG
- a CDS encoding YhcN/YlaJ family sporulation lipoprotein yields MKMTMLIIGLILLSACQQTGEKQLLQEREGSNSHMQYVTDSDPVEEPDKSNQQTARHLAKLAVEVPGVHDATAVVLGSYVAVGIDVDKDLDRSRVGVIKFSVAEALKHDPYGKEAVVIADADGVERLRGIGEKAAQGHPVKAITEELSEIVGRYMPEAPIEDQPAPPDTNKQTIPKEEKEKLEQIEEKQSKEN; encoded by the coding sequence ATGAAAATGACAATGTTAATTATAGGTTTGATCCTGTTGTCTGCATGTCAGCAAACAGGTGAGAAACAGTTACTTCAAGAGCGCGAAGGCAGCAACTCTCATATGCAGTATGTAACCGACTCTGATCCAGTCGAAGAACCTGACAAGTCAAACCAACAGACAGCCAGACATTTAGCCAAGCTAGCTGTAGAAGTTCCTGGAGTTCACGACGCAACCGCTGTTGTGCTCGGATCTTACGTAGCCGTCGGGATTGATGTAGATAAAGACCTGGACAGATCACGAGTTGGTGTCATTAAGTTCTCGGTAGCCGAGGCTTTAAAGCATGATCCTTATGGCAAGGAGGCCGTTGTCATTGCAGATGCAGATGGTGTAGAACGCCTCAGGGGAATTGGAGAAAAGGCAGCACAAGGACATCCTGTAAAAGCCATTACAGAGGAACTAAGCGAAATTGTTGGTCGTTATATGCCAGAAGCTCCAATCGAAGATCAACCTGCACCGCCTGACACAAACAAACAGACTATTCCTAAAGAAGAAAAAGAAAAACTAGAACAGATTGAAGAAAAACAATCCAAGGAAAATTAG
- a CDS encoding YlaI family protein, whose translation MRVKCVLCDAIEKIDSYCLQAKRLRNRRIHTYMCPSCHDRIGENTKKRLNTGHFRFNRERKREKHLS comes from the coding sequence ATGCGTGTAAAGTGCGTGCTGTGCGATGCAATTGAAAAAATAGACAGCTATTGTTTACAAGCGAAAAGATTAAGAAACCGCAGGATCCACACGTACATGTGTCCATCCTGTCATGATCGGATTGGGGAAAATACCAAAAAACGTCTAAATACGGGTCATTTCCGTTTTAATCGGGAGAGAAAGCGCGAAAAGCATTTATCATAA
- a CDS encoding YlaH-like family protein: MTDMSTLAVPTDLWPIADFFFRGLGSEVNMNNEAEVAVLFRSFFLLYLTTVILAIITFKLGFAKKLPIAKAAVVYAVLVIGTFILTLILGLNLPIAESLLVAALILAVYRVRLHKEREGRQES, translated from the coding sequence ATGACAGATATGTCTACATTAGCTGTGCCTACAGATTTATGGCCGATTGCTGATTTCTTTTTTAGAGGGCTTGGAAGTGAAGTAAATATGAATAACGAAGCGGAAGTAGCGGTATTGTTTCGTTCGTTTTTTCTATTATATCTAACCACAGTTATTCTGGCGATTATTACGTTTAAACTTGGTTTTGCTAAGAAGCTGCCGATTGCTAAAGCGGCTGTTGTTTACGCCGTTCTTGTTATAGGTACATTTATCCTTACACTAATCTTAGGTTTAAATTTGCCGATCGCCGAAAGTTTACTTGTAGCTGCACTAATATTGGCAGTATACCGTGTCCGTTTACATAAAGAACGGGAAGGCCGTCAAGAAAGTTAA
- a CDS encoding DUF5325 family protein translates to MNLLKNFSWNMFLLAFCVILSFSFVGFALGQQLFWLAGLFLIAGFAIMGFGLTKKRKQQNA, encoded by the coding sequence GTGAACCTTTTGAAAAATTTTAGCTGGAATATGTTTTTACTTGCTTTTTGCGTGATTTTATCGTTTTCCTTTGTCGGCTTTGCACTTGGCCAGCAGCTCTTCTGGCTTGCCGGTTTATTTTTAATTGCAGGCTTTGCCATTATGGGCTTTGGTTTAACAAAGAAAAGAAAACAACAAAATGCATAG
- a CDS encoding inositol monophosphatase family protein — MDKIHRNQLYTQAKEWVLEAGQRIRSKIDDPRTIETKSNANDLVTEMDQETEQFFAEKIRETYEDHLVFGEEGFGDEIKSLDGTIWIIDPIDGTMNFVHQKRNFAISVGIYQDGIGEIGIIYNVMEDTIYTAKRGEGAYKNNRQLAQLPEESLLKQAIFALNTTWMLPENPYVSHQGIHELVKTLRSTRTYGSAALEFAFVAEGVIDGYLTMTLMPWDIAAGMVILKEVGGTVTTAGGQDVDMLNKTTILACHPMLHDEVLETFVDLKK; from the coding sequence ATGGATAAAATTCACAGAAACCAACTATATACACAGGCCAAGGAATGGGTCCTGGAAGCAGGTCAGCGAATTAGAAGTAAAATAGATGATCCGAGAACAATTGAAACGAAATCCAATGCGAACGACTTAGTCACAGAGATGGACCAGGAAACAGAACAATTTTTTGCCGAGAAAATTAGAGAAACATATGAGGACCATCTCGTTTTCGGTGAAGAGGGCTTTGGTGATGAAATTAAGAGTCTTGATGGGACCATATGGATTATTGATCCTATAGACGGGACAATGAATTTCGTTCATCAAAAGAGGAATTTTGCTATTTCAGTTGGAATATATCAGGACGGAATTGGCGAAATAGGCATCATTTATAATGTGATGGAAGATACAATCTATACCGCTAAAAGAGGCGAGGGAGCATACAAAAATAATCGTCAGCTGGCTCAGCTTCCTGAGGAAAGTTTGTTAAAACAAGCTATATTTGCTTTAAATACGACGTGGATGCTGCCTGAGAACCCTTACGTATCACATCAAGGTATTCATGAACTTGTGAAAACATTAAGAAGTACACGTACTTACGGTTCAGCAGCCTTAGAATTCGCTTTTGTTGCTGAAGGAGTTATAGATGGCTATTTGACGATGACACTGATGCCATGGGATATTGCGGCGGGCATGGTTATCCTTAAAGAAGTTGGGGGCACGGTCACAACTGCGGGTGGTCAAGATGTAGATATGCTCAACAAGACAACGATATTAGCATGCCATCCTATGCTCCATGATGAAGTCCTTGAAACTTTTGTCGATTTGAAGAAATAA
- a CDS encoding YktB family protein translates to MSDFTGFTQEDFDVFAISGLEARMEVLREQLSPKLDAIACELAPDLTAMTGDEMFVHVAKHARRTTNPPNDTWAALASSKRGYKKLPHFQIGLWESHIFIWFAVIYESPIKESFAQKLLKNKKEIRSMIPDHFVWSIDHTKPEAFIQEEISDQSFTEMFERLQNVKKAEILCGLNLSRNDERLKDPDSFLELCRETFQTLEPLYRYAKSI, encoded by the coding sequence ATGAGTGATTTTACAGGATTTACACAAGAGGACTTTGATGTATTTGCTATATCAGGACTTGAAGCAAGGATGGAGGTGTTAAGAGAACAACTATCCCCTAAGCTTGATGCCATTGCTTGTGAATTAGCCCCTGACCTCACAGCGATGACAGGAGATGAAATGTTCGTTCATGTAGCGAAACATGCTAGAAGGACGACTAATCCTCCCAATGATACGTGGGCCGCACTAGCTTCAAGTAAACGGGGGTATAAGAAACTGCCCCACTTCCAGATAGGATTGTGGGAAAGCCATATCTTTATTTGGTTTGCCGTTATTTATGAAAGTCCAATAAAAGAATCATTTGCACAAAAATTGTTAAAAAATAAGAAAGAAATCCGGTCGATGATCCCAGATCACTTCGTTTGGTCGATTGATCACACAAAACCTGAAGCTTTCATACAGGAGGAAATATCTGATCAATCATTTACCGAAATGTTTGAACGACTGCAGAATGTTAAGAAAGCTGAAATCCTCTGTGGTTTAAACCTAAGCAGGAATGACGAGCGTTTAAAGGATCCTGATTCCTTTTTAGAATTATGCCGGGAAACTTTCCAAACCCTAGAACCGTTATATCGTTACGCGAAATCAATTTAA
- a CDS encoding UPF0223 family protein produces the protein MSYSYPIDETYWSKEEIIDVVNFYSMVEQAYESGVKQDELLLAYTRFKQIVPSKSEEKQLCSQFEKESGYSCYRTVNQAKSAASGEKISMK, from the coding sequence GTGAGTTATAGTTATCCGATTGATGAGACTTACTGGTCAAAGGAAGAGATTATTGATGTGGTCAACTTTTACTCAATGGTAGAGCAAGCTTATGAGTCTGGTGTGAAACAGGATGAGCTGTTGCTTGCTTACACGAGGTTTAAACAAATCGTTCCATCAAAAAGTGAAGAGAAACAGCTTTGTAGCCAATTTGAAAAAGAATCAGGTTATTCCTGTTATCGTACTGTTAATCAGGCTAAGTCAGCTGCTTCAGGTGAAAAAATTAGTATGAAATAG